In one Fusarium keratoplasticum isolate Fu6.1 chromosome 5, whole genome shotgun sequence genomic region, the following are encoded:
- a CDS encoding CAMP-dependent protein kinase regulatory subunit translates to MAGPFSSPFGENSNPFGTDRGQASNNLMHRVIEEDETDNITSPTNRSFGAQNSGSLFSGPFGGGFGGDAPGDVPPSSRTPPNPDSYPAQYNFGRRTSVSAESLKPGADSNDNWSPPFHEKSADQLERLKRAIEGNFLFSHLEDEQSAQILGALVEKPIPAKGIKVISQGDAGDYFYIVEKGSFDVYVNPAGTLQPGPDGMGNQVGNIQAGGSFGELALMYNAPRAATVISAEPGCTLWALDRVTFRRILMESTFARRRMYESFLEEVPLLASLTPYERSKIADALETKKFAPGQIIINEGDPGHSFYLLENGEADAYKGSPENTVRHYVKGDFFGELALLNDAPRAASVVATSDVKVASLGKNAFQRLLGPVEGILRRTKYEGVKSGVEEMDPLHAG, encoded by the exons ATGGCCGGTCCCTTTTCTAGCCCTTTTGGGGAGAATAGCAACCCCTTTGGAACAGACAGAGGGCAAGCTTCGAACAACTTGATGCATCGTGTTatcgaagaggatgagacggacaacatcacatcacccACAAACCGCAGCTTTGGCGCGCAAAACTCTGGATCGCTGTTCTCAGGTCCCTTtggcggcggcttcggcggcGATGCCCCGGGCGATGTACCTCCCAGCTCTCGAACACCCCCGAATCCAGATAGTTATCCTGCTCAGTACAACTTTGGGCGCCGGACTTCAGTGTCTGCCGAATCCCTGAAGCCTGGCGCTGATTCTAATGATAATTGGTCTCCCCCCTTCCACGAGAAGTCGGCCGACCAGCTTGAGCGTCTCAAGCGTGCCATTGAGGGCAACTTTCTCTTTAGCCACCTGGAGGATGAGCAGAGTGCTCAAATCCTGGGCGCTCTGGTTGAGAAACCGATACCTGCTAAGGGAATCAAG GTGATCAGCCAGGGTGATGCCGGCGACTACTTCTATATCGTCGAGAAGGGATCCTTTGATGTTTATGTCAACCCTGCCGGCACTCTCCAGCCCGGCCCAGACGGCATGGGTAACCAGGTTGGTAACATCCAGGCTGGCGGCTCGTTCGGTGAGCTTGCCCTCATGTATAACGCGCCCCGAGCCGCAACCGTTATCTCTGCCGAACCCGGGTGCACTCTATGGGCTCTTGACCGTGTGACGTTCCGACGCATTCTTATGGAGTCGACGTTTGCTCGAAGACGGATGTACGAGAGCTTCCTCGAAGAGGTGCCGCTGCTGGCGAGCCTGACGCCGTACGAGAGGTCCAAGATTGCAGATGCTCTGGAGACCAAGAAGTTTGCGCCAGGacagatcatcatcaacgaggGGGACCCCGGCCATTCGTTCTACCTGCTGGAGAACGGTGAGGCAGATGCCTACAAGGGCAGCCCGGAGAACACGGTGCGCCATTACGTCAAAGGCGATTTCTTTGGTGAGCTTGCACTGCTCAATGATGCACCACGGGCAGCTAGTGTCGTGGCCACGTCGGACGTCAAGGTGGCGAGCCTGGGCAAGAACGCGTTCCAGCGACTGTTGGGACCTGTGGAGGGTATTCTTCGACGGACCAAGTACGAGGGTGTCAAGTCTGGCGTCGAGGAGATGGATCCTCTGCATGCTGGATAA
- a CDS encoding Spindle pole body component — MAPDRITNAIDSLITHLVPSNPNDNEEVAQERHDTCFEIVKSIIDSPSSPAISSDVNHASDLIKRKLIQSNPTQALRFSNLYTRLLSLPVLEHKWAILYLLYQLADSPDPSEPLPLSPVKPSAPNYRDAINRDAIKRQGRERATKTSRQEEEQFKEAFQPEGLKKLPPKEPKKSGKDGDPRPEAPKRDVSLKSTLLASNYSEIEPPESVILRDLPFTLQGLSSTTLPFPKSDTIRLPPTLPLPIVSLLHTLAEPSLLYRGLDGFCKTPAKGLLGQSLRAAIGSELKSYLSLIATLEGQIRRALASLDEEAPRAGIGKAGVTLKRCVVWTREATMGLRLMSLIAEESEKKKGGQLVSLIHSFSSSHGDPVVAAFAERLLGSFTRPFYDILRHWIYDGELSDPYQEFFVREQAANKDPSKAKGAGNVWEDKYEIATDMIPSIITQDFAQKVFLIGKSLNFIRHSCGDAMWVEDYSKAASKELRYGDTATLEAWIDEAYKTTMKRLIDLMANKFHLFEHLQALKNYILLGQGDFIALLMESLAANLDRPAGAQYRHTLTAQLEHAIRGSNAQYDSPEVLRRLDARMLQLSHGDIGWDCFTLEYKIDAPVDVVVTEWGNRQYLKVFNFLWRIKRVEFALLSTWRKCMTGSRGVLQNSDPAVAQAWKSTRGVLAEMIHFVGQLQYYILFEVIESSWGELQKRIQKEDCTLDDLIKAHTRYLNDITHKGLLGAKRRTHSADEDDRTTYMMQLGEILRFMLSYRDSVDGLYSWSVSDFTRRQEADVRSTTRFNDEHDDTPTAGSGAVTSEFPVLQERLRHLGVSFRTRLQILLGDLAYQPDVDMRFLGVAMNFNDVYQPTRRKTKVAGSSTATRSASASRG; from the exons ATGGCTCCCGACCGCATAACCAATGCCATCGACAGCTTGATAACCCACCTCGTGCCCAGCAACCCCAACGACAATGAAGAAGTCGCCCAGGAGCGCCATGATACTTGCTTTGAAATTGTCAAATCCATCATAGACAG CCCATCCTCCCCCGCTATCTCTTCCGACGTCAACCATGCCTCCGACCTCATAAAGCGAAAGCTCATCCAGAGCAATCCCACCCAAGCCCTCCGATTCTCGAACCTCTACACTCGTCTGCTCTCTCTACCTGTGCTCGAGCACAAGTGGGCTATCCTCTACTTGCTCTACCAACTGGCTGATTCTCCAGACCCCAGCGAGCCCCTCCCGCTGAGCCCTGTGAAGCCGTCGGCGCCCAACTACCGAGACGCCATAAACCGCGATGCTATAAAACGTCAGGGCCGGGAGCGTGCCACCAAGACATCTagacaagaagaggagcagTTCAAAGAGGCCTTTCAGCCAGAAGGGCTCAAGAAGCTTCCACCAAAAGAGCCCAAAAAGTCGGGCAAAGATGGGGACCCACGGCCTGAAGCGCCCAAGAGAGACGTCTCTCTCAAGTCAACGTTGCTAGCGAGCAACTATTCAGAGATCGAACCTCCGGAATCAGTCATCCTCAGAGACCTTCCCTTTACACTCCAAGGCCTATCTTCCACGACATTACCGTTTCCCAAATCAGACACCATAAGGTTACCTCCAACTCTACCTCTACCAATCGTCTCTCTACTCCACACTTTGGCGGAGCCCTCGCTACTATATCGcggcctcgatggcttctGCAAGACTCCTGCCAAGGGACTTCTTGGTCAGAGCTTGAGAGCGGCCATTGGCAGTGAGCTCAAGTCATATCTTAGCTTGATTGCTACGCTAGAAGGGCAGATTCGAAGAGCTTTAGCCTCTTTGGATGAGGAAGCGCCACGGGCAGGCATCGGGAAAGCCGGCGTGACACTGAAAAGATGCGTGGTCTGGACTCGCGAGGCAACCATGGGGCTCAGGTTGATGAGTCTCATCGCTGAAGAATctgaaaagaagaagggaggcCAGCTCGTCTCGCTTATCCACAGCTTCTCATCGTCTCATGGTGACCCTGTCGTGGCTGCCTTCGCAGAGCGTCTCCTGGGGAGCTTCACGCGACCGTTTTACGACATCCTGCGCCATTGGATATACGACGGTGAACTATCAGATCCATATCAAGAATTCTTTGTCAGGGAACAGGCTGCCAACAAGGACCCTTCAAAGGCCAAGGGGGCGGGCAACGTCTGGGAGGACAAGTACGAGATCGCAACAGACATGATTCCGAGCATCATCACCCAGGATTTCGCCCAAAAGGTGTTTCTGATCGGCAAGTCGCTCAACTTTATCCGACACAGCTGCGGTGATGCAATGTGGGTTGAAGACTACTCCAAGGCAGCCTCCAAGGAGCTCCGGTATGGTGACACGGCCACGCTAGAGGCTTGGATCGACGAGGCCTACAAGACAACCATGAAACGACTCATTGACTTGATGGCCAACAAGTTCCATCTGTTTGAGCATCTGCAGGCGTTGAAGAACTACATTCTCCTGGGCCAGGGAGACTTCATTGCCCTCCTGATGGAGTCGTTGGCTGCCAACCTGGATCGTCCTGCTGGAGCACAGTACAGACATACGTTGACGGCGCAGTTGGAGCACGCCATTCGAGGCTCAAATGCTCAGTACGATTCGCCCGAGGTGCTACGGCGTCTGGATGCACGAATGCTCCAGCTGTCACACGGTGATATCGGATGGGATTGCTTCACACTCGAGTACAAGATCGATGCCcctgttgatgttgttgtgaCTGAATGGGGCAACCGGCAGTATCTCAAAGTCTTCAACTTTCTCTGGCGCATCAAGCGTGTGGAGTTTGCCCTGCTGTCAACCTGGCGCAAGTGCATGACAGGTTCCCGTGGCGTGCTCCAGAACTCAGACCCTGCTGTCGCTCAGGCGTGGAAGTCGACACGTGGAGTTCTCGCCGAGATGATTCACTTTGTTGGTCAGCTACAGTACTACATCCTATTTGAGGTTATTGAATCCTCGTGGGGCGAACTGCAGAAGCGCATCCAGAAGGAGGACTGCACTCTGGACGACCTTATAAAGGCGCATACACGCTATCTCAACGACATCACGCATAAGGGTCTACTTGGCGCCAAGCGACGAACGCACAGcgcggatgaggatgaccGCACAACCTACATGATGCAGCTCGGAGAGATCCTTCGGTTCATGCTCAGCTACCGAGACTCAGTCGACGGGCTCTACAGTTGGAGTGTGTCGGACTTTACCCGGCGACAGGAGGCCGATGTGAGGAGCACCACGCGGTTCAACGACGAGCACGACGACACTCCAACAGCAGGCTCGGGGGCTGTAACGTCCGAGTTTCCTGTCCTGCAGGAGCGGCTGCGGCATCTGGGCGTATCATTCAGGACCCGCCTGcagatcctcctcggcgatcTCGCGTACCAGCCAGACGTGGACATGCGGTTCCTGGGTGTTGCCATGAACTTCAACGACGTGTACCAGCctacgaggaggaagaccaAGGTTGCGGGttcctcgacggcgacgcgCAGTGCATCGGCATCGAGGGGTTGA